AACTAGGCAAAAAGAGAAAACTGACTTTCATACGAACATAGCTGTTAGCTAACTCTTTATAATCAGTTAAACAAAGTTTAGatcaatgaaaaaaacaacaacaaacaaaaaatacacgtcatgtatatatgtatttgtatgaaaaagcaaattaacaaaattggctatgaaaaacaacaagaaAGTTTTGAGACCGACATTGACGAATGTTGAGGAACAACTTTAAGATAACACAAAACATCCTATCACCATTTCACACATTCTGTATGTCCTTCTCTGCGGAGcaagaaaattaattaaaattatctaTTGACAATATTAAATTGCAATTAACTTTTTTACTATTCACTGGTGCTTCCATTTCTGTCGATCATTCCGAAGATGGGAGATATTcatgaaattacaaataaaaatgtcacCAGTAATGCTTTATTCGTCGATGACGTTGGCCGAACTATTGGTCACCAGAGACTTAATCTATGCCTACCATACTGTTATTTCAGAACCTGCAGAAAAAAGGTCATACTAttctttaaagttgtatgaCCCATAACTGAGTGAACATTCTGACATGCATATGAATGAAGTCGTGACTATCATTTAACTGAACAGACagacatgtatgatgccttataaacaaaatttacaaaacaaaattcatgcactgtaaaaatgttgttataaccttacatgtatgtatgtttatatcGAAATGTACCTtgagaaatcactttacaattacatgtaacaataacactgtataaatgtgaaataaaatagtAGGCCACAAcctggcttcatggtctgatcGTATGTACTCAATTTATTTAATTGTAGatgcaaatataatgatttttacagTAGTGCGAAACTGgattttcagttttatttgtacttgtaaagtTGAAGCCTATGCAATGTAAGTACAAAAATGaattgtaattatcaaaatgtggGTAATGTTTGGTGgcgaataaaatattaaaagctcttcttgaatattataaaaaatacgGCATATATAATGTAAAGGATTTGTATTAAATGAATTGCTAAATTACTAGTGTTGATGTACGATGTACTTTTGCCGTTCGTCCTACCAACAAAACTCTTCCACTCTTCTGATTTTCGCGATATGTACGATGTACTTTTGCCATTTGTCCTTTCAACAACCACTCTCCAATTCTTCCTGATTTTCGCGATGTGGCATCCATGCATTTCTACGTGTGCTTTCGAAAACAAGACGATTCGTTCAAAACCAGTAACTATCGCTATGTCAACATTGAAGATGTTGGCGGGATTTTCGCTCTGTTGTCTatgataaataatgacattttattcataattattCTAGAAACTTCACTAAATTAGCGAACAAGTTATGAATTATAATGGTACGCATTAATGAAGCCTGAATGCCGTTGTAGAGTACCAGcgattgttttgtgtgtttaaGTGTTATTTTGATTATAGACTGAaacattaatgtttcaaaatgtttAGTTATGTATTGATTCAGTTTTTTATCCATTTGCGCAGATTTTGTGAATGTGAACAtaacaaaaaaacccacactGCAAAGAAATTAAAGCTTGCAATATACAGATAatatggtatatacatgtacattatatattagtTGTGTTGACTAAAAAGCAAAAATTCAAAATCTCTCAGAAAAGTTCATTAACTTCTTCTTTTTTTGTATGAGAAAGTAGTAGTTtgagttattttattttcaaaaatgggCGAATACAAGGTATTTTTAGTCGGGATATGTTTGACTCATCATGTCTTCTCCCGTACAACTGATAACTTTCACGGGTGCAAAAATTTCGcgatatttgtttttaaacaaatactAAAATACCCAAAATCTGACTAAAGAGTACTTTACACGGTCATATTTCATTGTTTCACCGATAAAAAAGTTTTACGATCATCAAAATGCTCAGCGGTGTCATGAAAATAATCGGTCATACGGTACTATAGAAtattggttttataaaatagatCACCATCACATTTCCCTATGGGTCCACGTGTAGCTCATaatcgatactccaagggttactttCGCTGTCGGTTAATTCTCccctgtatgatgtagtaaaaTTGAagacagttcaggagaaaaaaaactgGCTAATCATAGGCCTGGAACTATTTCCTTAAAAGGGTACAAGGTGAGCGACgcccaatttaaaaaaaaaatcacatgtacAGTCAACCACATTGTAACATTATTCTATttggttcttttgatgtacatcaatgtAAATCACTGCAGGCCTGAGATTAGTGTCAGTTTTTTTTCTCCTAGCacgccttcagttttactatgaggtagCTCAAGGGTGGATAAAACGGCAATGAAAGTAGCCCCTGGAGTATATCGAGGGTGCATGTAACTAACCatctaatgtaaataaattaagTAATCAAATATACCATTTCTACTCTAGAATCTAGAATAATTAatcttaatttgttttcttactAAATtcaactctctgattggcacATTCTTTTcgtcatatactatgaagaaaaatccaaaaatggcgcgaaaatccgaataattatgacgtcacaatagagacttCGActttgcgtattgatttagacaaaataatccattgaaaaataaaaaaaatcgaacGTTTAAACGCactttatgttatcaagtagtctgaaaaattaattataagcatcgatgtaactattttttaacttcatatagggttatgaaataaattttgtttgcaaacatttgtgtgaatccgcgtagcagaTTCtaacaaaagtttgcaaacaaaatggTTATTTCATAAAAGTTTGCaagtcaaaatttatttcatacataCCCTATAAAGTAAAAACAATAGTcagacatcaatgcttaaatatacatgcattaaaatatatttgtgtgtttaaacaaaataatcaaaatttgtAACAAATAAATCTCattgaaatacaatgtaaatatgtcattttcaATATCTACAAATGAGTAATGGTTAATCCTTATGAacctatatatattaaatgacaTTGTACATTCGGAAATCTACGCACATTGATTTTAATAGTTTACCCCATATGAACCTCTTCTTTATAGTAGTTGTAGTACATTCGGAACTCTACGCATATTGGTGTTTTCGTTGCTCGACCTGATACAGAATTATGAATGAACCGAGGACATGTTCAGTCTCGTTCCCGACAAGTCAGCTATTCGTGTTCGTTCTGATGTGACGTCACCAGGCCGGGCTGTATATATATGAGCCGTCCAATACACAGCTTCACACAACAACAGTTGATCACAGACGCACTACAATATTATCAACTATCATttaaaggtaattatataaggTTCTTTATTTATATCGATACCACATATTAgaatcaaaatttgaaatgcatatatatatctgaaatcTGAAATAGGTGTATACATGCAGCAtgtttctttctctttctttctatTTGATTATGATAGATTTAGTTTTGGTGAGTTTTGacattattaataattattgaactacatgtatttgttcttgcttaatttccatattttatcatgattattaatatttattgatttattcaATAATATAACAGAGTTCCGTTAGACATAATTCAAATTactgtttgtaaataaaaaatgtatatgtgccTTAGCTCAGCTTATTGCGTTTAGATATCCACGGGTTCTGTTTTTCCATTTGAAATCATGAAGAGCAAAATCAATAGTTTCTTCAGCTTTTCAAATTAAGGTGATCGTTTGctattgataattatttttataaaaataaccATTGCTTCATGTAACCATCCGTTCTCATATAATTATAGAAGATATTTATCTGATTTGTTGTGTTGAGATATGaactttcaaaatattcttaaatatgtacatactttataactataatatatacaagGCGATAAGTTCATGcaaaattttgtaattgttttttgtttatttcagaaacaaaaatggcagTACCACCTGGCGGATTACaggaaatatgtttttccttcGACACAACTGGATCCATGTACAGCTGTCTGGATGAGGTACGGGGACGGATCCAGGATATGATCCAACGTCTTCAAGCCGATATTCCCGGAATCAGAATCGCTGTCTTCGCTCATGGCGATTACTGTGACAAATCTAACTACATCACAAAACACATCGACTTTTCCACCGACGTTGGGACGCTGTGTAAGTGGGTAAACGACGTCGGGAGGACAGGTGGCGGCGACGCAGACGAATGTTACGAGCTGGTTCTGCACGAGGTCCAAAGTCTGGACTGGACGCCAGGATCACAAAGGGCGCTGGTCATGATTGGGGACAACAACCCACATGAACCTGGATATCCCCAAAAcaagaaaaaattaaattggAGAACGGAAGCAGACAACCTATCGAAAATGGTACGATGCAGCTAGCAATGTTGCCCAATGTTTTACGGACATGTTATGAATTGGCTCACTATTACGAATAAAACTGTGTAATAAAACCATTCCAATATTACTAATTTGTATTTGCAAATATACGCATGAGAAAGCATGCATTGGATTACAAATACATCACCAAGtattcattttttgtattattatttttttaatgattataagACATGACTTTCACCGAAGTTATCACATTCGATTTCAGGGTGTCCGTATTTATTCTGTCCAGTGCAAGAACTTCTCAGGAGCAGACCATTTCTACGAAACCATAGCCGAGAAAACTGATGGCCAATACCTTAAACTCGCCCAGTTCAccaatttatttgatttcatcatGTCGATCTGCTACAGAGAAAAGGGAACAGAATttctacaggtaaaacaaacctAATATAACAATTAACTTGGTAGTTGTATACACTACGACATCAATAGGTCAACTCCTTTTTATTTACCATctgacatttttctttattttccattcgacattttgtacatgtatcgtATAAAGAAAGCAGAACATTTATGGAAACTTATCGAAAATGCATATTTTTCATCTGGTACATTTCAGGATTACGAAAAGGAGGTGAGAGCTCGAGAGGCTACAGGTGGTATTCACAAAGATTTGGACAATCTGTTTGGGGTTCTCCGGCGGGCTGATAGTAGTCATGACGACACAAAAATGGACACAACCGCGGCACCAAAGCCTTTACCCCTGGTCAAGCCACCGTCCCTCACCAAAGTACCATCATTGACGGCCATGAAGAAAAACCTAGGCAGAACTTCTTCGGCGTCTAAGCGTACACGAACAGGAGTGAAAAATCGCAAAGTGACCAAGGTAAACAGATTTCGACATTTAGATTTCATTTGAAGGCCACATGGCAAGTAATTTTACATTATAGTGAGTTTATACAATGAagcatatttgtttttgtagactcatgaatattcatcattcaaagatttttcattttttttaacattatttccTTGTCATTGCAGAAAGAATTGCCACCGAAACCGAGAAGAGAAAATGTACCTGAATCAAGCTTCTCTCTATCCGGCAGAAGGTGGAGTAATTGGCAAACGTGCCTGTCATGTGATAAAACTGATAGTGCATTATGGGAGAAAAGaaatggtggccatcttggttaCAGAAGGAAACAAATCTTTGATGGGAGGCTGACGAGACCAACCCTTTACGAATTCTCAGTTCAAACAGCTGCCGGTCACAAACGGCATATCATGTACTCAAAACTTTGTCGCGGAATGACAAACGACGGCAAATGGGAACATCGTCTGCTTGGACAAAAAGACATTCGTGGTCAAATTGAGGACATTCTCTCTAAAGGTTGTTCGGTCGCTGTGCGACGTTTAAAACTTATCAACAGAAAAAACAGCAAAGCTAAGGCAATCAATTCACTACGTTGCTATGACTACGCATGGCGTCGCCAAGGCAGTCTGCGGACAACACATAGATCTGTTGTCAAAGGTTCTGTCCAGATCTCTAACGATGTCTTTTAACTTTACGATAAGATGTTTATCATTTCATACAATAAAGAAACATGTTAAATCATAAACCTCGTGTTCTAACTCAcatattattgtaaatattgttttattgaagttgtattatgaaatattttgcaaattatcAATTGTAAATACCTTGATATCTAacagatatacatatgtactatttgtatataatttattattgttataccGGTATTGTATTgaataaacaaaattgataaaaatgcaatttgtgtatattattattatatacatgtatcaaccaTTAGCTTTTTATAAGATGACCATGCAGATTTGCTGATATCACTCGCAAGGAATAAGGCGGGTATAGGGCCTTGCATCCTGGATACTTAACTGGTTCAGGTCCTTTACaccccctggactatctcatagtaaaactgaaggcaataCAGAggaaaaatctgaaccaatcactaGCAAAGACTTCGTTTGGAGACTACACTGAGAGCGACGctcaaattcaaagccacaagttaaccacaatgtaccgttatactgttcttttgatgtacatcaaagaactataaattacctgttctgttgtcACCAGAtatactatgagatagtccagcggtgtagagatagtaagtgatcggaatcCCTGAAGTATCGAAGATGAGGGCCTTGGCATTAAAATCTGTTAAAAAAATTAGTTGGCGTCAGAATAAAGTGGACAATACTcttatcacaaggagacacaacacacaTCATTCGATTCCGGTATCCTAGATATATGGATATGTtcaataacacaaaatatatattcaaaaaagtaataatatattcaaaaaagtaaacatattataaattaatttcatgttcataaaaaataaatgtttattcctgaaaataaatatatggtcaataaatatgtgttcataaaaaatagatacatgtccattaaaaattaaatacatgtatatatttaaaaaaataaatatatggtcAAATATGGTTATTTgctcatataaaatatacagtatgttaaaaaaaatgaatatatggtcataaaataaaaatagttgttaaatctatatttaggattattgaatataaataagatatatatggtaatataaatatttattatttttctggattttttgtcacttttcattggtcaaaaacacgccacgtgctcaccgataaaaaactatattgcacgatttttccggaagtagtttatagaaaaagtatattgcacggttatttttagatagactggttcccttccttagttctactctccgccaggc
The DNA window shown above is from Argopecten irradians isolate NY chromosome 8, Ai_NY, whole genome shotgun sequence and carries:
- the LOC138330060 gene encoding uncharacterized protein, coding for MSRPIHSFTQQQLITDALQYYQLSFKETKMAVPPGGLQEICFSFDTTGSMYSCLDEVRGRIQDMIQRLQADIPGIRIAVFAHGDYCDKSNYITKHIDFSTDVGTLCKWVNDVGRTGGGDADECYELVLHEVQSLDWTPGSQRALVMIGDNNPHEPGYPQNKKKLNWRTEADNLSKMGVRIYSVQCKNFSGADHFYETIAEKTDGQYLKLAQFTNLFDFIMSICYREKGTEFLQDYEKEVRAREATGGIHKDLDNLFGVLRRADSSHDDTKMDTTAAPKPLPLVKPPSLTKVPSLTAMKKNLGRTSSASKRTRTGVKNRKVTKKELPPKPRRENVPESSFSLSGRRWSNWQTCLSCDKTDSALWEKRNGGHLGYRRKQIFDGRLTRPTLYEFSVQTAAGHKRHIMYSKLCRGMTNDGKWEHRLLGQKDIRGQIEDILSKGCSVAVRRLKLINRKNSKAKAINSLRCYDYAWRRQGSLRTTHRSVVKGSVQISNDVF